In Phenylobacterium zucineum HLK1, one DNA window encodes the following:
- a CDS encoding globin gives MEAQFVRDTTGAVRGEMLAVAFQCVLDLDGGYAANLIRSERVNHEGFGVPPEAFASFFPIVMETTRAVVGEDWTAEMEAGWRALLARLEGLVRAA, from the coding sequence ATGGAGGCGCAGTTCGTGCGCGACACCACGGGCGCGGTGCGTGGCGAGATGCTGGCCGTCGCGTTCCAGTGCGTGCTCGATCTCGACGGCGGCTATGCGGCCAACCTGATCCGCTCGGAACGGGTCAACCACGAGGGCTTCGGCGTGCCGCCCGAGGCGTTCGCCAGCTTCTTCCCGATCGTGATGGAGACGACCCGCGCCGTGGTGGGCGAGGACTGGACGGCCGAGATGGAGGCCGGATGGCGCGCGTTGCTGGCGCGGCTGGAAGGGCTGGTCCGGGCCGCCTGA